The Kitasatospora setae KM-6054 genome contains a region encoding:
- a CDS encoding LLM class F420-dependent oxidoreductase, whose translation MRLGINLGYWGLGLDADNIAVAQEADRLGYAVCWAAEAYGSDAATVLSYVAAKTERIDVGSAIFQIPARTPAMTAMTAATLDTLSGGRFRLGLGVSGPQVSEGWYGVRFDKPLARTREYVEIIRKAMSRERLVHEGANWTLPLPGGPGKPLKLTVHPVREHLPLYIASMGPKNLELTGEIADGWLGLFFAPEHAALSTDALAAGRAKAGRTLDGFDLCPTVNIAVGEDVRAAADTLRDYTALYLGGMGSKEKNFYSQLARRMGFEQAADQVQTHYLARDKAAAAAAVPHEFIDATSLLGDTARIADRMQAYAAAGVTTLTLAPAGWTLDERIAGLRTGVEALERAGLA comes from the coding sequence ATGCGACTCGGGATCAACCTCGGCTACTGGGGACTCGGCCTGGACGCCGACAACATCGCGGTCGCCCAGGAGGCCGACCGCCTCGGCTACGCGGTCTGCTGGGCCGCCGAGGCGTACGGCTCGGACGCCGCCACCGTCCTCTCCTACGTCGCCGCGAAGACCGAGCGGATCGACGTCGGCTCCGCCATCTTCCAGATCCCGGCCCGCACCCCGGCGATGACCGCGATGACCGCCGCCACCCTGGACACCCTCTCCGGCGGCCGCTTCCGGCTCGGCCTCGGCGTCTCCGGGCCGCAGGTCTCCGAGGGCTGGTACGGCGTCCGCTTCGACAAGCCGCTGGCCCGCACCCGCGAGTACGTGGAGATCATCCGCAAGGCGATGTCCCGCGAGCGCCTGGTGCACGAGGGCGCCAACTGGACGCTCCCGCTGCCCGGCGGCCCCGGCAAGCCGCTCAAGCTCACCGTCCACCCGGTCCGCGAGCACCTCCCGCTGTACATCGCCTCGATGGGCCCGAAGAACCTCGAACTCACCGGCGAGATCGCCGACGGCTGGCTCGGCCTCTTCTTCGCCCCCGAGCACGCCGCCCTCTCCACCGACGCCCTCGCCGCCGGCCGCGCCAAGGCCGGGCGCACCCTCGACGGCTTCGACCTCTGCCCCACCGTCAACATCGCCGTCGGCGAGGACGTCCGGGCCGCCGCCGACACCCTGCGCGACTACACCGCCCTCTACCTCGGCGGCATGGGCAGCAAGGAGAAGAACTTCTACAGCCAACTCGCCCGCCGGATGGGCTTCGAGCAGGCCGCCGACCAGGTCCAGACCCACTACCTGGCCCGCGACAAGGCCGCCGCCGCGGCCGCCGTCCCGCACGAGTTCATCGACGCCACCTCGCTCCTCGGCGACACCGCCCGGATCGCCGACCGCATGCAGGCCTACGCCGCCGCCGGCGTCACCACCCTGACCCTCGCCCCGGCCGGCTGGACCCTCGACGAGCGCATCGCCGGCCTGCGCACCGGCGTCGAGGCACTGGAACGCGCCGGGCTGGCGTAG
- a CDS encoding aldo/keto reductase: MEQRLLGRTGLRVSRLALGTLTWGRETDEHEAAEQLKAFVDAGGSLVDTADVYADGGAEYLLSRLTDGLVPRSELVIATKAGALPGSPRPDTSRGHLLDALDGSLRRLNTDHVDLWQVHAHDPATPAEETLHALDLAVSSGRARYVGLCQYSGWQLAKAAARQHALPGATPLASVQLEYSLLQRGIEREALPAALDAGIGLLARSPLGRGVLTGKYRHGVPPESRGSSPHPAGPVQPYLGETSRRIVDALATAADGLASTPLKVALAWVRDRPGVSATLLGARTSAQLQSSLSVEALTLPGEIRAALDDVSAPVHRYPDQGWTEL; this comes from the coding sequence ATGGAACAGCGACTGCTCGGCCGGACCGGCCTGCGGGTCTCCCGGCTGGCCCTGGGCACCCTCACCTGGGGCCGGGAGACCGACGAGCACGAGGCCGCCGAACAGCTGAAGGCGTTCGTGGACGCCGGCGGCTCCCTGGTCGACACCGCCGACGTGTACGCGGACGGCGGCGCCGAGTACCTGCTGTCCCGGCTGACGGACGGCCTGGTCCCGCGATCCGAACTGGTGATCGCCACCAAGGCGGGCGCACTGCCCGGCTCGCCCCGCCCCGACACCTCCCGCGGCCACCTGCTGGACGCGCTGGACGGCTCGCTGCGCCGGCTGAACACCGACCACGTCGACCTGTGGCAGGTGCACGCGCACGACCCGGCCACCCCCGCCGAGGAGACCCTGCACGCCCTCGACCTGGCGGTCTCCTCCGGCCGGGCCCGGTACGTCGGACTCTGCCAGTACAGCGGCTGGCAGCTGGCGAAGGCCGCCGCCCGGCAGCACGCGCTGCCCGGCGCCACCCCGCTGGCCTCCGTCCAGCTGGAGTACTCGCTGCTGCAGCGCGGCATCGAACGCGAGGCACTGCCCGCCGCGCTGGACGCCGGGATCGGCCTGCTGGCCCGCTCACCGCTCGGCCGGGGCGTGCTGACCGGCAAGTACCGGCACGGCGTGCCGCCCGAGTCGCGCGGCTCCTCCCCGCACCCCGCCGGACCGGTCCAGCCCTACCTGGGCGAGACCTCCCGGCGGATCGTGGACGCGCTCGCCACCGCCGCCGACGGCCTCGCCTCCACCCCGCTGAAGGTCGCGCTCGCCTGGGTCCGCGACCGCCCCGGCGTGTCGGCCACCCTGCTGGGCGCCCGCACCTCCGCCCAACTGCAGTCATCGCTGTCGGTCGAGGCCCTTACGCTTCCGGGTGAGATCCGCGCTGCACTGGACGACGTGTCGGCCCCGGTGCACCGCTACCCGGACCAGGGCTGGACGGAGCTGTGA
- a CDS encoding helix-hairpin-helix domain-containing protein, which yields MTTPEENPAESQAESRAERPAEPTGTPEGPAAPQGPAAAPDGGAGRPADPPLTGEQRAAAVAALAKAIGAINANDIVAPPRPPREVDLATPDEPSERSEPSDAAEGAAAVEEPASEGGEAVGTAADASSGPAEPSERRVERPVRRPAAAAARAEVPLDDAQRRAALAAVGEVLAAGGAPAELAAEALGVFGEGAAEQLGEDPWAVLSLPGVRPEHADGFAKGLLGPAARPDDPRRAQALVGWLLEQAALHGHSAQELGEVADALRARHVPDPEGALQAVLEDGRVMPFQEELPLPPGSHDEDEEPPVRTMLALERLALAEESLGEGLVRLLSTFSPGDDGEAGDGGSGDGETGDGGSGDREGAPGPGAWAAAAAAVPRAAQELVRAAAGAGLVLHTGGEAARAEPAALLHAAAGLGLRAWAATWTGQGRDALAALLPAGSPAAGRIGTLADLLYGADVPRAVDGTLELDVLVVLDAPLLDVETAATLLEAVPDGARLVLSGDPEGLWSAGPGRFFADLRAARACPAVASRTPDPGPIGELVSGVGVGELLPVDAPDKEVVILTAQDGGEAVHRAVQLLTDSIPRALSVPPEQTVLLTPGHAGPAGTRALNAAAKARLNPGPGRFGGFDPGDRVVHSPALGVNLPGRVLDGDASGLHVELADGGRITLSPAQARKLRHGWAVTAHQAVGRRWPAVVVVLPPEAAGQLTRQWVYAAFGRAERHLSVVHAAGPALAQAVAERPATARTTRLRSVLSTQ from the coding sequence ATGACCACCCCCGAGGAGAACCCGGCCGAGAGCCAGGCCGAGAGCCGCGCCGAGCGCCCGGCGGAGCCGACGGGCACCCCGGAGGGCCCCGCCGCCCCGCAGGGCCCGGCCGCCGCCCCGGACGGCGGCGCCGGACGGCCCGCTGACCCGCCGCTCACCGGCGAGCAGCGCGCCGCCGCGGTGGCCGCGCTCGCCAAGGCGATCGGCGCGATCAACGCGAACGACATCGTCGCCCCGCCCCGCCCGCCACGGGAGGTCGACCTGGCGACCCCTGACGAGCCGTCCGAGCGGTCCGAGCCGTCCGATGCGGCTGAAGGGGCTGCGGCGGTCGAAGAGCCCGCCTCGGAGGGCGGCGAGGCCGTCGGGACCGCTGCTGACGCATCGTCCGGGCCGGCCGAGCCGTCCGAGCGGCGCGTCGAGCGCCCGGTCCGTCGGCCGGCTGCCGCCGCCGCGCGCGCCGAGGTGCCGCTGGACGACGCGCAGCGGCGGGCCGCGCTGGCCGCCGTCGGCGAGGTGCTGGCGGCGGGCGGGGCGCCCGCCGAGCTGGCGGCCGAGGCGCTCGGGGTGTTCGGCGAGGGCGCGGCCGAGCAGCTGGGGGAGGACCCGTGGGCGGTGCTGTCACTGCCCGGGGTGCGTCCCGAGCACGCGGACGGCTTCGCCAAGGGCCTGCTCGGCCCCGCCGCCCGGCCGGACGACCCGCGCCGGGCCCAGGCGCTGGTCGGCTGGCTGCTGGAGCAAGCCGCGCTGCACGGGCACTCGGCACAGGAGCTCGGCGAGGTCGCCGACGCGCTGCGCGCCCGGCACGTGCCGGACCCGGAGGGCGCGCTGCAGGCGGTGCTGGAGGACGGGCGGGTGATGCCGTTCCAGGAGGAGCTGCCGCTGCCGCCCGGCAGCCACGACGAGGACGAGGAGCCGCCGGTCCGCACCATGCTGGCCCTGGAGCGGCTGGCGCTGGCGGAGGAGAGCCTGGGCGAGGGCCTGGTCCGGCTGCTCTCCACCTTCTCCCCCGGCGACGACGGCGAAGCCGGGGACGGCGGATCCGGGGACGGGGAAACCGGGGACGGCGGATCCGGGGACCGGGAGGGCGCGCCCGGTCCGGGCGCCTGGGCGGCGGCCGCGGCGGCCGTGCCGCGCGCGGCGCAGGAGCTGGTCCGGGCGGCGGCCGGGGCGGGCCTGGTGCTGCACACCGGCGGCGAGGCGGCCCGGGCCGAGCCGGCCGCGCTGCTGCACGCCGCCGCCGGTCTCGGCCTGCGGGCCTGGGCGGCGACCTGGACCGGCCAGGGGCGGGACGCGCTGGCGGCGCTGCTGCCCGCGGGCTCCCCGGCCGCCGGGCGGATCGGCACGCTGGCCGACCTGCTGTACGGCGCCGACGTGCCGCGCGCGGTGGACGGCACCCTCGAACTGGACGTGCTGGTGGTGCTGGACGCCCCGCTGCTGGACGTGGAGACCGCCGCGACGCTGCTGGAGGCCGTCCCGGACGGTGCCCGGCTGGTGCTGTCCGGCGACCCGGAGGGCCTGTGGTCGGCCGGTCCCGGCCGGTTCTTCGCCGACCTGCGGGCCGCCAGGGCCTGCCCGGCGGTGGCCTCCCGGACGCCCGACCCCGGGCCGATCGGCGAGCTGGTCTCCGGGGTCGGCGTCGGCGAGCTGCTGCCGGTGGACGCCCCGGACAAGGAGGTGGTGATCCTCACCGCGCAGGACGGCGGCGAGGCCGTGCACCGGGCCGTCCAGCTGCTGACCGACTCGATCCCGCGCGCGCTGTCCGTCCCGCCCGAGCAGACCGTGCTGCTGACCCCGGGCCACGCCGGCCCGGCCGGCACCCGGGCGCTGAACGCCGCCGCCAAGGCCCGGCTGAACCCCGGCCCCGGCCGGTTCGGCGGCTTCGACCCGGGCGACCGGGTGGTGCACTCCCCCGCGCTGGGCGTCAACCTGCCCGGCCGGGTGCTGGACGGCGACGCGAGCGGCCTGCACGTGGAGCTCGCCGACGGCGGCCGGATCACGCTCTCCCCCGCGCAGGCCCGGAAGCTGCGCCACGGCTGGGCGGTGACGGCCCACCAGGCGGTCGGGCGGCGCTGGCCGGCGGTGGTCGTGGTGCTGCCCCCGGAGGCGGCCGGGCAGCTGACCAGGCAGTGGGTGTACGCGGCGTTCGGCCGCGCCGAGCGGCACCTGTCGGTGGTGCACGCGGCCGGCCCGGCGCTCGCCCAGGCGGTCGCGGAGCGGCCCGCGACGGCCCGCACCACCCGGCTGCGGTCGGTCCTCAGCACGCAGTAG
- a CDS encoding zinc-binding dehydrogenase translates to MRAVVYERPGRVALRTVPDARIERPGDAVVRVAAAGVCGSDLIFVGRGLYQAGQRCGHEFLGVVEETGRAVTALRVGDAVLAPFCWADGDCRHCLAGLLTSCADGGVWGLGEGSDGGQGEAVRVPHADATLVRLPAEALTDRRLAPAVLALADVLPTGHHAVVAAGVRPGSTVAVVGDGAVGLCAVLAAARAGAERIIAVGSHPGRLRLALRFGATDTLAARGADADRRLAELTDGHGVDAAVEAVGTTPALETAIRATRPGGTVGFVGLPHHDTAPDLGPAFFHNVALRGGIAPVRRYLPELLPEVCAGSLDAGALFDFTGTLADVPAAYDAMSGRTVLKALIRP, encoded by the coding sequence ATGCGGGCAGTGGTGTACGAGCGGCCGGGGCGGGTGGCGTTGCGGACGGTGCCCGACGCCCGGATCGAACGGCCGGGCGACGCGGTGGTCCGGGTCGCCGCGGCCGGGGTCTGCGGGAGCGACCTGATCTTCGTCGGCCGCGGCCTCTACCAGGCGGGGCAGCGGTGCGGGCACGAGTTCCTCGGCGTGGTCGAGGAGACCGGCCGGGCGGTCACCGCGCTGCGGGTCGGCGACGCGGTGCTCGCGCCGTTCTGCTGGGCGGACGGCGACTGCCGGCACTGCCTGGCCGGCCTGCTCACCTCCTGCGCGGACGGCGGGGTGTGGGGTCTCGGCGAGGGGTCCGACGGGGGCCAGGGCGAGGCCGTCCGGGTGCCGCACGCCGACGCGACCCTGGTCCGGCTGCCGGCGGAGGCGCTCACCGACCGGCGGCTCGCCCCGGCCGTGCTCGCCCTCGCCGACGTGCTGCCCACCGGCCATCACGCGGTGGTCGCGGCCGGCGTCCGGCCCGGCTCGACCGTCGCCGTGGTCGGGGACGGCGCGGTCGGCCTGTGCGCCGTCCTCGCCGCCGCCCGGGCCGGTGCCGAGCGGATCATCGCCGTCGGCAGCCACCCCGGCCGGCTGCGGCTGGCCCTCCGCTTCGGCGCCACCGACACCCTCGCCGCCCGCGGCGCCGACGCCGACCGGCGGCTCGCCGAACTCACCGACGGCCACGGCGTGGACGCCGCCGTCGAGGCGGTCGGCACCACCCCCGCGCTGGAGACCGCGATCCGGGCCACCCGCCCGGGCGGCACCGTCGGCTTCGTCGGCCTCCCGCACCACGACACCGCGCCCGACCTCGGCCCCGCGTTCTTCCACAACGTGGCCCTGCGCGGCGGCATCGCCCCGGTCCGCCGCTACCTGCCCGAGCTGCTGCCCGAGGTGTGCGCCGGGAGCCTGGACGCCGGGGCGCTGTTCGACTTCACCGGCACCCTGGCCGACGTGCCCGCCGCGTACGACGCGATGTCCGGCCGCACCGTGCTCAAGGCCCTGATCCGCCCCTGA
- a CDS encoding AfsR/SARP family transcriptional regulator, whose amino-acid sequence MRFRLLGALEASRDGAPFDVPRPRLRAALAFLLLNADRPVTAERLVDALWGESPPRTARNQVHTVVSGLRQALPPEAAGLLRSDPAGYRLAVDPDSVDVERFARAVTAARAAAADRRPAEAAGLLRGALDLWRGEALAGIDAPFAGPVRTRLAEERFAALELLADTELDAGRHHGLVPELTALLREFPDREGIAARLATALHRSGRPADALTVLRETRALLAAEYGLDPGRALQEAEAAVLRGDPPVRAAATLPTPAPATPAPAESAAPEAESVEPAAPAVPAAPAVPAAPPAPEPPARLRPAQLPQVSHGFVGRRAELDRLTCLAAAPTPSARNTPDTPGIPGTPDAAGPRLAVVVGPAGVGKTAFTVRWAHSAAAGFPDGQLFVDLHGYDENERETAPRVLERFLLALGVPGHRIPEDPVLREDLYRSTVAGRRLLVVLDNAQDYEQVRPLLPGAPGCFTVVTSRGRLGRLVAQTGAVPLRLGVLPRDEAVEVLARLAGPELVRAAPAAAADLADLCGGLPLALRISAVRLIEEPELPIGELAGELAPEQDRLAGLGLFGDDLTVSGALSHSYRRLTPDQARLFRLFSLHPGAVVPSGAAATLLEPAGTPLSTGTPAPARRLLRSLEDVHLLERPADAPGGYGMHDLVRLYGRQLVAAVGTDCRTAEGAEAAAALDRLAEWYIAHADAAYRLLDPKRLRPPTELELDWRGPAPFADADQAQQWFVQESDNLLALTRLGVAHRRHRLVWQLAILHFTHLMRSHRLGLLAEAQRLGEEAALAIGHRPAAAALANNLGIAYAIRRDRAAAGHLERAIAGYEALGEPGGAARARLNLGNMHYEFRELDRAAHYQEGAVTAARATGDDALLYQSLQNLALVRNEQGRHADARDLLVEALAVSERTGTELAVADTREKLAWVLQRLGEYQRAFDLSEGSLAVARRFGDLLMVGRAVDQMGMARIAQGRAAEAREHWEEAIRVFTGIGSVEAETVRRRLAEHFS is encoded by the coding sequence GTGCGGTTCCGACTTCTCGGGGCACTGGAGGCCAGTCGGGACGGCGCGCCCTTCGACGTGCCCCGCCCACGGCTGCGGGCGGCGCTCGCCTTCCTGCTGCTGAACGCCGACCGGCCGGTCACCGCCGAACGCCTGGTCGACGCCCTCTGGGGCGAGAGCCCGCCGCGCACCGCCCGCAACCAGGTGCACACCGTGGTCTCCGGCCTCCGGCAGGCCCTGCCGCCGGAGGCCGCCGGACTGCTCCGCTCCGACCCGGCCGGCTACCGGCTCGCCGTCGACCCGGACAGCGTCGACGTCGAACGGTTCGCCCGCGCCGTCACCGCCGCCCGGGCCGCGGCCGCCGACCGCCGCCCCGCCGAGGCCGCCGGACTGCTGCGCGGCGCCCTCGACCTGTGGCGCGGCGAGGCCCTGGCCGGCATCGACGCCCCGTTCGCCGGACCGGTCCGCACCCGGCTCGCCGAGGAGCGGTTCGCCGCCCTCGAACTGCTCGCCGACACCGAACTCGACGCCGGCCGCCACCACGGCCTCGTCCCGGAACTGACCGCCCTGCTGCGCGAGTTCCCCGACCGCGAGGGCATCGCCGCCCGGCTGGCCACCGCCCTGCACCGCAGCGGCCGCCCGGCCGACGCGCTCACCGTGCTGCGCGAGACCCGGGCGCTGCTGGCCGCCGAGTACGGCCTCGACCCGGGCCGCGCCCTCCAGGAGGCCGAGGCCGCCGTCCTGCGCGGCGACCCGCCCGTCCGGGCAGCCGCGACGCTCCCGACGCCCGCGCCCGCGACGCCCGCGCCCGCAGAGTCGGCCGCCCCCGAAGCCGAGTCCGTCGAGCCCGCAGCACCGGCCGTACCCGCAGCGCCCGCCGTACCCGCAGCGCCGCCCGCCCCCGAGCCGCCCGCCCGGCTCCGCCCGGCCCAGCTCCCGCAGGTCTCGCACGGCTTCGTCGGCCGCCGGGCGGAGCTGGACCGGCTGACCTGCCTGGCCGCCGCCCCGACGCCGTCCGCCCGGAACACTCCCGACACCCCCGGCATCCCCGGCACCCCGGACGCCGCCGGGCCGCGGCTCGCGGTGGTGGTCGGGCCGGCCGGGGTCGGGAAGACCGCGTTCACGGTCCGCTGGGCGCACTCGGCCGCCGCCGGGTTCCCGGACGGGCAGCTCTTCGTCGACCTGCACGGCTACGACGAGAACGAGCGCGAGACGGCCCCCCGGGTGCTGGAGCGCTTCCTGCTGGCGCTCGGCGTGCCCGGGCACCGGATCCCCGAGGACCCGGTGCTGCGCGAGGACCTGTACCGCTCGACCGTCGCCGGGCGCCGCCTGCTGGTGGTGCTCGACAACGCGCAGGACTACGAGCAGGTCCGCCCGCTGCTGCCCGGCGCGCCCGGCTGCTTCACCGTGGTCACCAGCCGGGGCCGGCTCGGCCGGCTGGTGGCGCAGACCGGCGCGGTGCCGCTGCGGCTGGGCGTGCTGCCCCGGGACGAGGCGGTCGAGGTGCTGGCCCGGCTGGCCGGTCCGGAGCTCGTCCGGGCCGCGCCCGCGGCCGCCGCGGACCTGGCCGACCTGTGCGGCGGCCTGCCGCTGGCGCTGCGGATCTCGGCGGTCCGGCTGATCGAGGAGCCCGAGCTGCCGATCGGCGAGCTGGCCGGCGAACTCGCCCCCGAGCAGGACCGGTTGGCCGGCCTCGGCCTGTTCGGCGACGACCTGACCGTCTCCGGGGCGCTCTCGCACAGCTACCGCCGCCTCACCCCCGACCAGGCCCGGCTGTTCCGGCTGTTCAGCCTGCACCCCGGCGCCGTCGTCCCGTCCGGGGCCGCCGCCACCCTGCTGGAGCCCGCCGGCACCCCGCTGAGCACCGGCACGCCCGCGCCGGCCCGCCGCCTGCTGCGCTCGCTGGAGGACGTCCACCTGCTGGAGCGGCCCGCCGACGCCCCCGGCGGCTACGGCATGCACGACCTGGTCCGGCTGTACGGCCGGCAGCTCGTCGCCGCCGTCGGCACCGACTGCCGCACCGCCGAGGGGGCGGAGGCCGCCGCCGCCCTCGACCGCCTCGCCGAGTGGTACATCGCGCACGCCGACGCCGCCTACCGGCTGCTCGACCCCAAGCGGCTGCGCCCGCCCACCGAGCTGGAGCTGGACTGGCGCGGCCCCGCGCCGTTCGCCGACGCCGACCAGGCCCAGCAGTGGTTCGTCCAGGAGTCCGACAACCTGCTGGCGCTGACCCGGCTGGGCGTCGCGCACCGGCGGCACCGGCTGGTCTGGCAGCTGGCGATCCTGCACTTCACCCACCTGATGCGGTCGCACCGGCTGGGCCTGCTGGCCGAGGCGCAGCGGCTCGGCGAGGAGGCGGCGCTGGCGATCGGCCACCGCCCGGCCGCCGCCGCGCTGGCCAACAACCTGGGCATCGCCTACGCGATCCGCCGCGACCGGGCCGCCGCCGGGCACCTGGAACGGGCGATCGCCGGCTACGAGGCGCTCGGCGAGCCCGGCGGCGCCGCCCGGGCCCGGCTCAACCTGGGCAACATGCACTACGAGTTCCGCGAACTGGACCGGGCCGCGCACTACCAGGAGGGCGCGGTCACCGCGGCCCGCGCGACCGGCGACGACGCGCTGCTCTACCAGTCCCTGCAGAACCTCGCCCTGGTCCGCAACGAGCAGGGCCGGCACGCGGACGCCCGGGACCTGCTGGTCGAGGCGCTGGCCGTCAGCGAGCGCACCGGCACCGAGCTCGCCGTCGCCGACACCCGGGAGAAGCTCGCCTGGGTGCTCCAGCGTCTCGGCGAGTACCAGCGGGCGTTCGACCTCAGCGAGGGCTCGCTCGCCGTCGCCCGCCGCTTCGGCGACCTGCTGATGGTCGGCCGGGCCGTCGACCAGATGGGCATGGCCCGGATCGCCCAGGGCCGGGCCGCGGAGGCCCGGGAGCACTGGGAGGAGGCGATCCGGGTCTTCACCGGGATCGGCAGCGTCGAGGCCGAGACCGTGCGCCGGAGACTCGCCGAACACTTCTCCTGA
- a CDS encoding glutamate ABC transporter substrate-binding protein: MPGAHRTLLAGALAGALLLLTGCTGDTPPPPLPSTPTVSASGPPSIFLQKSVRIGTKNNQPGTSTQNKEHVWSGFDVLVGRSVVRNLGRSSADAAFSDVISGEREAKLTTDAEDLVVATYSITPERTEKVFFAGPYAKTSQGFMVRADETWLGSLDALRGRTVCSWGGTTSDTELRFQATVKGYTVASATDAQACLTELREKRVDAVSTDQLILYGLARNDPGLKVVPEVKIGVPNFYGIGIKKERIEDCLRIRDYLKDYVLSSAWIQDFTAELPNAGPPDEYLPKPTDFDEQSCRELPHQSPVSPSPSASPSASASASASPSPSPSADPEPTAAATP, encoded by the coding sequence GTGCCGGGCGCACACCGAACCCTGCTGGCCGGCGCCCTGGCCGGGGCGCTCCTGCTGCTCACCGGCTGCACCGGCGACACCCCGCCCCCGCCGCTCCCCAGCACCCCGACGGTCTCCGCGAGCGGGCCCCCGTCGATCTTCCTGCAGAAGTCGGTGCGGATCGGCACGAAGAACAACCAGCCCGGCACCAGCACGCAGAACAAGGAGCACGTCTGGTCCGGGTTCGACGTGCTGGTCGGCCGGAGCGTCGTCCGGAACCTGGGCAGGTCCAGCGCCGACGCCGCCTTCAGCGACGTGATCTCCGGCGAGCGCGAGGCGAAGCTCACCACCGACGCGGAGGACCTGGTGGTGGCGACCTACTCCATCACCCCCGAGCGGACCGAGAAGGTGTTCTTCGCCGGCCCGTACGCCAAGACCTCCCAGGGCTTCATGGTGCGCGCCGACGAGACCTGGCTGGGCAGCCTGGACGCCCTCAGGGGCCGCACCGTGTGCAGCTGGGGCGGCACCACCTCGGACACCGAACTGCGGTTCCAGGCCACGGTCAAGGGCTACACCGTGGCCTCCGCGACCGACGCGCAGGCCTGCCTCACCGAGCTCAGGGAGAAGCGCGTCGACGCCGTCTCCACCGACCAGCTGATCCTCTACGGCCTGGCGAGGAACGACCCCGGCCTGAAGGTCGTGCCCGAGGTGAAGATCGGGGTGCCCAACTTCTACGGCATCGGGATCAAGAAGGAGCGGATCGAGGACTGCCTCCGGATCCGCGACTACCTGAAGGACTACGTGCTCAGCAGCGCCTGGATCCAGGACTTCACGGCCGAGCTGCCGAACGCGGGTCCCCCCGACGAGTACCTCCCGAAGCCGACCGACTTCGACGAGCAGTCGTGCAGGGAACTGCCCCACCAGAGCCCGGTGTCCCCGTCCCCGTCCGCGAGTCCGTCCGCCTCCGCCTCCGCCTCCGCGAGCCCGAGCCCGAGCCCGAGCGCGGACCCGGAGCCGACCGCCGCCGCCACCCCGTAG
- a CDS encoding hotdog family protein, with protein sequence MTHTTPPSPLSPLPSRIPDVHGSRLISPLRRPEHGEGWLADLVVDRRDPFFFDRPVDHVPGMLLVCAMADLVAAGDAVPAAGRVEAAIAFHTTAALGTPTELRADSFEDGRRRAVQVFQPATLIADGWAEFSPAATAPGRTASAPMPVSAPVPVPVPVPVRSAHRGRPENVLIGDPSEPGGVVTAAVLSPPAGHPLGGRRPGTRRTEAIIESGRQLSAWLAHRTTDWPPDARLLPHGLTIDLPYGLPDTLPLALRRRPAPISAHRTEYRYDLITRDGAGSRPLGTLAYTARILRPRTRTGFRANRDVRRDAA encoded by the coding sequence ATGACGCACACCACCCCGCCGTCACCGCTGTCACCGCTGCCGTCCCGGATCCCGGACGTGCACGGGAGCCGGCTGATCAGCCCGCTCCGGCGGCCGGAGCACGGGGAGGGGTGGCTGGCCGACCTGGTCGTCGACCGGCGCGACCCGTTCTTCTTCGACCGCCCGGTCGACCACGTCCCCGGCATGCTGCTGGTCTGCGCGATGGCGGACCTGGTGGCCGCGGGCGACGCGGTGCCCGCCGCGGGCCGGGTCGAGGCGGCGATCGCGTTCCACACGACGGCCGCACTCGGGACGCCGACGGAACTGCGCGCCGACTCGTTCGAGGACGGGCGGCGGCGCGCCGTGCAGGTCTTCCAGCCGGCCACGCTGATCGCCGACGGCTGGGCCGAGTTCTCCCCGGCGGCCACCGCCCCGGGCCGGACCGCCTCCGCGCCGATGCCCGTGTCCGCGCCCGTGCCGGTGCCGGTGCCCGTGCCGGTCCGGTCGGCGCACCGGGGACGTCCGGAGAACGTGCTGATCGGCGACCCGTCCGAACCGGGCGGCGTGGTCACCGCCGCCGTGCTGTCCCCGCCCGCCGGCCACCCGCTCGGCGGCCGGCGCCCCGGCACGCGCCGCACCGAGGCGATCATCGAGTCCGGCCGGCAACTCTCCGCCTGGCTGGCCCACCGGACCACCGACTGGCCGCCGGACGCCCGGCTGCTGCCCCACGGCCTGACGATCGACCTGCCGTACGGGCTGCCCGACACCCTCCCGCTGGCACTGCGCCGACGGCCGGCGCCGATCTCCGCGCACCGCACCGAGTACCGCTACGACCTGATCACCCGCGACGGCGCCGGAAGCCGACCGCTCGGCACCCTGGCCTACACCGCCAGGATCCTCCGCCCCCGGACGCGCACCGGCTTCCGGGCCAACCGCGACGTCCGCCGAGACGCCGCCTGA
- a CDS encoding DUF5703 family protein, which translates to MPTKTVRLPEYEYQSLRLPRGTTRNAARQLLTEHAEYGNWELDRLRLFPDGSRTVRLKRRIIRQVRSTW; encoded by the coding sequence ATCCCTACCAAAACGGTCCGGCTCCCGGAGTACGAGTACCAGTCGCTTCGACTGCCCCGCGGCACCACCCGGAACGCCGCGCGCCAGCTCCTCACCGAGCACGCCGAGTACGGGAACTGGGAGCTGGACCGGCTCCGGCTGTTCCCGGACGGCAGCCGCACGGTCCGGCTGAAGCGGCGGATCATCCGGCAGGTCCGTTCCACCTGGTAG